A single region of the Rhodococcus sp. W8901 genome encodes:
- a CDS encoding NADPH-dependent FMN reductase, with product MTDDVTIPRSLRAVGIVGSLRAGSYNQLLLDNVIRLCPDDLAIDPFTRMAEIPLFNEDHARQGEPPAVAELREAVRAADAIVIATPEYNYGVPGVLKNALDWISMPPGNSGLEGKAVALVGASPSILGTARAQSQLRQSFVATQSHVVNHPEVFVTRAHTRFEDGTLVDPGATKLIGQLLNNLVTLVHTLGSAGAYSTRLGAVN from the coding sequence ATGACCGATGATGTGACCATTCCCCGGAGCCTCCGTGCGGTCGGGATCGTGGGCAGCCTCCGCGCGGGTTCCTACAATCAGCTGTTGCTCGACAACGTCATCCGGCTCTGCCCGGACGATCTGGCGATCGACCCGTTCACCCGGATGGCGGAGATTCCACTGTTCAACGAGGACCATGCCCGCCAGGGTGAACCTCCCGCGGTGGCCGAGCTGCGAGAGGCCGTACGCGCTGCCGACGCGATCGTCATCGCGACCCCCGAGTACAACTACGGTGTCCCCGGGGTGCTCAAGAACGCGCTCGACTGGATCTCGATGCCACCGGGCAACTCCGGACTCGAGGGCAAGGCCGTCGCCCTCGTCGGCGCATCGCCGAGCATCCTGGGTACGGCGCGCGCGCAATCCCAACTGCGGCAGTCGTTCGTGGCGACGCAATCCCATGTGGTGAACCACCCGGAGGTCTTCGTCACCCGCGCGCACACCCGGTTCGAGGATGGCACACTCGTCGATCCGGGGGCCACGAAACTCATTGGCCAACTGCTGAACAACCTCGTGACGCTGGTCCACACCCTCGGGTCGGCGGGCGCGTACTCCACCCGGCTGGGAGCCGTGAATTGA
- a CDS encoding acyl-CoA dehydrogenase family protein → MDFADSPADIAYREQAAKWLAANAPAFEEPDTGRLSVFGARTTEESVRHVEQALAWQARKYADGWAGIGIPEEYGGAGGDVPQKLLFTEEEGRYRLPLDAQSVTMGMIVPTLSLWGTAEQRDRYLTPLLAGKQLSCQLFSEPDAGSDLAAIRTTARRTADGWRINGQKIWTSYAQYASFGYLLARSEDAARHRGLTAFLVDLKQPGVTVRPLKQATGAHTFNEVFFDDAEVAADAVLGEPGQGWEVAMTTLMAERYSLEPDIVGAQPLLEMLRTSTHVTDPTIRRQFADVYTIQHILGILKLRLRTAANEGRPPGAEGSITKLLSTEGQYLAADTALRALGPDGVLENPWTELLTGALGLRIGGGTDEIMKNVIAERVLGLPREPRVRQQ, encoded by the coding sequence ATGGATTTCGCTGATTCGCCCGCTGACATCGCGTACCGGGAGCAGGCTGCGAAGTGGCTTGCCGCGAACGCACCCGCCTTCGAGGAGCCGGACACGGGCAGATTGAGCGTCTTCGGCGCTCGCACCACCGAGGAATCCGTCCGCCACGTGGAGCAGGCCCTCGCCTGGCAGGCCCGCAAGTACGCGGACGGATGGGCGGGAATCGGCATCCCGGAGGAGTACGGCGGCGCGGGAGGTGATGTCCCCCAGAAACTCCTGTTCACCGAAGAGGAGGGGCGATACCGCCTGCCGCTCGATGCCCAGTCGGTCACGATGGGGATGATCGTGCCGACTCTCTCCCTGTGGGGAACCGCCGAGCAACGCGACCGGTACCTGACACCGCTCCTGGCCGGCAAGCAACTCTCGTGCCAGCTGTTCTCCGAGCCGGACGCCGGATCCGACCTCGCCGCCATCCGCACCACCGCACGCAGGACCGCGGACGGCTGGCGGATCAACGGGCAGAAGATCTGGACGTCCTACGCCCAGTACGCATCATTCGGCTACCTCCTCGCCCGCAGCGAGGATGCTGCCCGCCACCGCGGTCTGACCGCGTTCCTGGTCGACCTGAAGCAACCAGGAGTCACGGTTCGGCCGCTGAAGCAGGCGACCGGAGCGCACACCTTCAACGAAGTCTTCTTCGACGACGCGGAGGTCGCCGCCGACGCGGTTCTCGGCGAGCCCGGCCAGGGGTGGGAGGTCGCGATGACCACCCTGATGGCCGAGCGCTACTCGCTGGAGCCGGATATCGTTGGCGCGCAGCCACTGCTGGAGATGCTCCGCACCAGCACGCACGTCACCGACCCGACGATCCGCCGACAGTTCGCCGACGTGTACACGATCCAGCACATCCTCGGCATCCTGAAGCTCCGGCTGCGCACCGCAGCCAACGAGGGGCGTCCGCCGGGGGCCGAGGGGTCGATCACGAAACTGCTCTCGACGGAAGGCCAGTACCTCGCCGCGGACACCGCGTTGCGCGCCCTCGGCCCGGACGGCGTCCTCGAGAACCCCTGGACCGAACTGCTCACCGGCGCCCTGGGCCTGCGGATCGGCGGCGGAACCGACGAGATCATGAAGAACGTGATCGCCGAACGCGTCCTGGGACTCCCGCGCGAACCACGTGTCCGACAGCAGTAG